GACGCGCACGCCGCCAACTTCGGCCTGTACGGGGACGCCCGGGGCCGGCTGGCGCTGGACCTGAACGACTTCGACGAGACGGTCTCCGGCCCGTGGGAGTGGGACCTCAAGCGGCTGGCGGCCAGCCTGGTGCTGGCGGGCCGGCAGGCCGGGGCGGACGAGTCCGCCTGCCGGCAGGCGGCGTTCGACGCGGCGGCGACCTACCGGCGGACGGTGCGTCGGTTGGCGAAGCTCCCGGCGCTGGACGCCTGGAACGCCTGGGACGCCATCGCGGACCACCAGTTGGTGGAGTTCGCGGGTGCGCACGAGTTGAGCGAGCTGCTGGCGGCGGTCTCGGCGAAGGCGCTGCGCAACACCGGGGCGAAGTTCGCGGCGCGCTCCACCGTCCGTACCGGGGAGGAGGGTTGGCGGTTCGTCGCGGCGCCGCCGATCCTCAGCGAGGTGACGGATCGTCAGGCCGAGCTGGTGGCGGAGTCGTTGGCGTCCTACCGGCACACCGTTCCGGCGGAGCTGCACCCGCTGCTGGCCCGGTTCCGGGTGCAGGACGTGGCGTTCCGGGTGGTGGGCACCGGCAGTGTCGGCACCCGCTCGTACGTGGTGCTGCTCACCGACCGCCGGGCGGGCCGCTGGTGCTGCAGGTGAAGGAGGCCCGGGCGTCGGTGCTGCTGCCGCACCTGGTGCGGGCCGGGTTCCCGGTGCCGCCGGAGGGCGGGCACGAGGGGCGGCGGGTGGTGCTCGGGCAGAAGCGGATGCAGGTGGTGTCCGATCCGCTGATGGGCTGGACCAGTGTCGCCGGACTCCCCTACCAGGTACGGCAGTTCCGCAACCGCAAGGGCAGTGTCGACCCGGCCGCGCTGTCGCCCGCCCAGCTCGACGACTACGGCCGCCTCACCGGCGCCCTGCTGGCCGCGCCCACGCCCACACCGCGGACGCCGCGCTGATCGCCGGTTACTGCGGCAAGGACGACCGCCTGGACGACGCCGTCGCCCGGTTCGCGGTCGCCTACGCCGACCGGTCGGAGGCCGACCACGCGGCCCTGCTCGCCGCGATCCGCTCCGGCCGCCTCGCCGCGGAGCCCGCGCCGGGCGCGTGAACCGGCCGCCGGGGTGGCGGCGATCACGGCGGTCCCACGTGTGCGCACAATGGGGCATGCGCATACGTGAGGCCCGGGCCGAGGAACTGCCGCTGCTCCAGGAGATCGAGCGGGCGGCCGGACGCTGCTTCCGCGAGGTCGGCATGGACGTGATCGCGGACGACGAGCCGCTCTCGGTCGAAGAGTTGACGGCGTTCCTGGACGCGGGCCCGGCCCTGGTCGCGGTGGACGGCGCCGACCGCCCGGTCGGCTACCTGATCGCCGAGCGGATCGACGGCGCGCTGCACGTCGAGCAGGTCTCGGTGCACCCGCGCACGCCCGCCGCGGCATCGGGCGCGACCTGCTGGAGCACCTGGCCGCGCTGGCCGCCGCCGAGGGGCTCCCGGCGCTGACCCTCACCACCTTCGCCGAGGTGCCGTGGAACGCCCCGTACTACGCCCGCTGCGGTTTCCACCCGGTGCCGCCGGACGCGCTCGGGCCGGGCCTGCGCGAGGTCCGGGCCCGCGAGGCGGCCCACGGCCTGGACCGGTGGCCGCGCCTGGTGATGCGCCGCGACCTCTGACGCCCCCGCCCGGCCGCTCCCGGCCCGCCGGATTCCCGGGCCCGAACTGCTGGACGGCGGCCCGCCGGTGCCGGTCGGCGAAGTGCTGCGGTTCGAGGACGAGTTCCGCCTGTCCGTGCTGGACGGCGCGGTGCGCGCCGCGTCCCGCTACGCCCTGGGCGGTGAACTCTCGTTCGCCGCAGCGGAGTCGGACGCCCCGGAGCTGCCGGCCTTCGCCGCCGGCGTGCCGGCCGCGGCCACCGGCCCCGCCGCGCTGCCGAACGCCGCCGTGGTCGACCTCGGCCGCACCGAACGCGGCTGGGCCGTGGCCGAGGCCAACGCCGCCTGGGCGAGCGGCGGTTACGCCTGCGACCCGGACGCCGTGCTGAACGTGGTGCTGCGCGCCGCCGGTCCGCTCGCCGGACTCCCGGCCGCCGACCGCCCGTTCCTGCGCCCGCTGCCCGAGGTGGTCGGCCGACACTTCCCCGCCCTGAACCGGACTCCCCCACCCGGTGGGCCACTTGGCCGTCCGATCGGGCGCGCGGCGGCCGTGGGCGGGGAAACTGCGGTGCGCCCGGGGCGGGGGTGGGTGAGGATGACCGCCATGAGCACTTCTCACCTCACCCACATCACCGAGCCGCCGGGCGTCGCCCCCGGCACGGGCTACACCCAGGTGGTCACCGGGACGGGCCGGCTGGTCCAGGTCTCCGGGCAGGTCGCGTTCGACGAGCGGGGCGACCTGGTCGGCCCAGGCGATCCGGCGGCGCAGGCCCGGCAGGTGTTCGAGAACCTGCGGCGCTGCCTGGCGGCGGCCGGGGCGGGCTTCCCGGACGTCGTGAAGTTCACCGTGTTCGTCACCGACGTGGCGTACCTGCCCGCGATCCGCGAGGTCCGGGACGAGTACGTCGACACCGCGCGGCCCCCGGCGAGTTCGGCCGTCCAGGTCGCGGCGCTGTTCCGGCCGGAGGTGCTGATCGAGATCGAGGCCCTGGCCGTCGTCGCCGACCGAGCCGCCGCCGACTGAGCGACCGGCTCCCGACTCGCACCAACATCCGCCGATCGAACGCCAGTTGGCAGAGCCACGGGTCCGGCGGTGGCTGATTTGCGTTCTACTCGCGGGCGGGGTCGGCCGCATACGGTCGGGGGACGAGGGGCCGCCGCCCGGCGGCGTCCTCGGCCCGTGCAGGTGCCTTGCAGGAGGACGGATGACCACCGACGCGACCACCGACGCGACCGCCGCCACCACCGGAGCCCCCGGCACGCCGCCGCTGGTGCCGCTGCACTGCCTGCTGCGGGCCGAGGCCGGCCCGCCCCGGCTGGCCGCGCTGCCGACCGGGACGCCGGTGTGGGTGCTGACCCGGCACGCGGACGTCCGGCAGGCCCTCGCCCACCCGGACCTGGGCCGGGCCACGCTGTACGCGCCGGACGCGCCGCCGACCACCCTGACGCCGAACATCCTGGACGACCCGTCCTCGATCCTGAACAGCGACGGGCCCGATCACCAGGCGATCCGCCGCACCGTGCAGCGCGCGTTCACGCCGCGGGCGATCGAGCGCTGGCGGCCCTGGGTGGACGGGGTGGTGCGGGAGCTGGTGGACGGCCTGGTCGCCTCGGGTCGCCGGTCGAGGTGATCGGGGCGCTCACCAAACCGCTGCCGGT
This is a stretch of genomic DNA from Kitasatospora fiedleri. It encodes these proteins:
- a CDS encoding RidA family protein; amino-acid sequence: MSTSHLTHITEPPGVAPGTGYTQVVTGTGRLVQVSGQVAFDERGDLVGPGDPAAQARQVFENLRRCLAAAGAGFPDVVKFTVFVTDVAYLPAIREVRDEYVDTARPPASSAVQVAALFRPEVLIEIEALAVVADRAAAD